The Mastacembelus armatus chromosome 14, fMasArm1.2, whole genome shotgun sequence genomic interval CCAATCCAAAAGAAGAGTCACTGGCTGGTCTGCTCATGCAGTGTATTATTTTATGATCTTTTATGTAACCTTTCTGTGTTAACGTGTTAATGTCTAcaccttgattttttttttttctggattgtgtgttttttgtgtgtctcaggTGTTCTACTACCAGGAGACACCATATCCTCCTGAACAAGGACGTTTTAAAGGCCATGCAGTGTGGTCGGGGGACATTATGAAACAGGACGTTTCTATCACCCTGCATGAGGTGGTGCCATCCTTTAATGGTACCTACATCTGTCAGGTGCGCAACCGACCAGATGTGCATGGCAGTAATGGAGAGATCGTCCTCAAAGTTGTCAATAAAGGTTAGACCAGCAGCACACTGCATGCTGCAAAGACTCAGTAACTTTGGGAAGGTAACATGTACAATAgtaaaagcaaattaaaaatttgaGGAACTTTAATCTCATTTTTGCTAATCTCATTACTTTTAGTTACCCTCTCTGAGATCAGCATCCTGGCAGCAGCCATTGGGGTCTCCTGTGGTGTAATCCTGATTGTCCTAGCTATAATTGTAGCAGTGAGGTTGTACAGGAAAAAGCGACTGGAAAACAGCATTGAGATGAACCCACAGGAGCTTGAGTGGAAGGGTCGCGGTGTGTTGTGAGGGCCACAGAGGTGCTCCTCTTCTCTGGACTGCTGCGGAGTCGGACTGGCTGGGTCCGTTCTGctggaagagaaagaggaaagaaacgTTGATGGTGGGAAACCTCCCTTTTTCTTCCATGTCTGCTCTTCCACTGTGTTGTTATTGTAGTTTACCTCAGTATTAGA includes:
- the mpzl2b gene encoding myelin protein zero-like protein 2b, with amino-acid sequence MFYPMNRIWLLLLLGGFVVPGVRHVSGIEIYTTSEMEVVNGTNVKLKCTFISSHPVSPQTVIVSWNFRPLNSGVDESVFYYQETPYPPEQGRFKGHAVWSGDIMKQDVSITLHEVVPSFNGTYICQVRNRPDVHGSNGEIVLKVVNKVTLSEISILAAAIGVSCGVILIVLAIIVAVRLYRKKRLENSIEMNPQELEWKGRGVL